A region of Maribacter algicola DNA encodes the following proteins:
- a CDS encoding glycoside hydrolase family 3 N-terminal domain-containing protein, with product MKEIELLFYPIITFIFLVFVPTHVAAQDYMNSNLPVEDRVEDLLSRMTVKEKVAQLNSVSLRISAQLEEGFSTESQTIHEQLANGIGMVENTLDHNLPAESVAAVNRIQKYLKEKTRLGIPAIVGSEALHGHAGKNSTVFPTPLAMACSWNMELVEQAFNIIGREARVRGANEAHSPVLDIGRDPRWGRIEETYGEDTYLTTRMAKAAIAGMQGGTNGNPGKTHIIASPKHFAGYGQVTGGRNFAHTEIDEKVFIDEILPPFKEAIQESGALGIMASHCEVGGVPAHGNKWLLTDLLRNEWGFKGIVVSDYNDIKRLEEFHHVVATVEDAAALALHAGLDVDLPSGVAYRSLEKVIEKNPSLLSNLDRSVGRILRLKFMLGLFENTHVDAKMAAELSGCEEHVKVAEQLATESITLLKNKNNLLPLNEKKLKTIAVIGPNAKSHELGVYAVPNDNTVSILEGLKERVGNRVNIIYEEGCKIARFSNNGQEDICTEYSLLEENESIEKAVNAAKASDVAIVCIGGTVQESKEAAYAVGIKGDRATLDLLGNQKELVMRIAATGKPIIIVLMGGKPYAIPEIVQKTDAMLSTFYLGQTNGSAISRVLFGEDNPSGKLAISFPASVGQIPIHYSQKANGFYKDYVDLDTQPVFAFGHGLSYTNFTYSDLNIAKESFEINEEVTFRLRVKNTGEIAGAEVVQVYFRDMVASVTRPNKLLVRFKKLWLEPGEEKTVLFTIKPTKDLSFTGIDMEKTCEPGEFKLMIGGASNDIQLEGNFWLK from the coding sequence ATGAAGGAAATAGAGTTATTGTTTTACCCAATTATTACATTTATTTTCCTCGTTTTTGTACCTACGCATGTTGCTGCTCAAGATTACATGAATTCCAATTTACCTGTTGAGGACAGGGTTGAGGATTTACTGTCAAGAATGACTGTTAAGGAGAAAGTAGCACAGCTAAATTCTGTATCCTTACGCATATCGGCTCAACTTGAAGAAGGGTTTTCTACAGAATCTCAAACTATTCACGAACAGTTAGCTAATGGTATTGGAATGGTTGAAAATACGTTAGATCACAATTTGCCTGCAGAGAGCGTAGCTGCTGTCAATAGGATTCAAAAGTATTTGAAAGAAAAAACCCGGCTTGGAATTCCTGCTATTGTTGGAAGTGAAGCCCTTCACGGACATGCGGGTAAAAACTCCACGGTCTTTCCAACACCATTGGCGATGGCCTGCTCATGGAACATGGAGTTAGTGGAGCAGGCATTCAACATTATTGGTAGAGAGGCCAGAGTACGTGGTGCCAATGAAGCTCACAGTCCTGTACTGGATATTGGACGTGATCCTCGTTGGGGACGAATTGAAGAAACCTATGGTGAAGATACTTACTTAACAACTCGAATGGCGAAAGCGGCCATTGCTGGAATGCAGGGAGGAACTAATGGGAATCCTGGGAAGACACATATAATTGCCTCGCCTAAGCACTTTGCAGGATATGGTCAAGTGACTGGTGGTCGAAATTTTGCCCATACTGAAATAGACGAAAAAGTATTTATTGATGAAATACTACCTCCTTTCAAAGAGGCCATTCAGGAAAGTGGAGCACTGGGAATCATGGCTTCACATTGTGAAGTTGGCGGTGTTCCAGCTCATGGAAATAAATGGTTATTAACTGATTTGTTGAGAAATGAGTGGGGTTTCAAAGGTATAGTTGTCTCCGATTATAATGACATTAAGCGACTTGAAGAGTTTCACCACGTAGTGGCAACGGTAGAAGATGCGGCAGCATTAGCGTTGCATGCTGGATTGGATGTTGATTTGCCATCAGGTGTAGCCTATCGCAGTTTAGAAAAGGTCATTGAAAAAAACCCTTCCTTGCTAAGCAATTTAGACCGAAGTGTAGGCCGAATATTAAGGTTGAAATTTATGTTGGGACTTTTTGAGAATACACATGTTGATGCTAAAATGGCCGCAGAACTGTCTGGTTGTGAAGAGCATGTGAAAGTGGCCGAACAACTTGCAACCGAGTCGATCACTCTTCTTAAGAACAAGAATAATCTGTTACCGCTCAATGAAAAAAAGCTTAAAACGATTGCCGTTATAGGCCCTAATGCCAAATCACACGAACTAGGTGTATATGCTGTGCCTAACGATAATACTGTCTCCATATTGGAAGGTTTAAAGGAGCGGGTTGGTAATAGGGTTAATATAATTTATGAAGAAGGATGCAAAATAGCACGATTTTCTAATAATGGTCAAGAAGATATTTGTACAGAATATTCGTTATTGGAGGAAAATGAGTCAATTGAAAAGGCTGTGAATGCAGCCAAAGCTTCAGATGTAGCTATTGTATGTATTGGAGGAACCGTACAGGAAAGTAAAGAAGCTGCTTATGCTGTTGGTATCAAAGGCGATCGCGCTACACTGGATTTACTGGGTAATCAGAAAGAATTGGTCATGCGCATAGCCGCTACAGGTAAGCCTATTATTATAGTTTTAATGGGAGGCAAACCCTATGCTATACCTGAAATTGTTCAAAAAACCGATGCCATGCTGAGCACTTTTTATTTAGGGCAAACCAATGGTTCAGCCATATCTCGAGTACTATTCGGTGAGGATAATCCAAGTGGTAAGTTGGCGATAAGCTTTCCGGCATCAGTGGGACAAATACCTATTCATTATTCTCAGAAAGCGAATGGCTTCTACAAAGATTATGTTGATTTAGATACTCAACCCGTATTTGCCTTTGGTCACGGTTTGTCATACACTAATTTCACATATAGCGACTTGAATATTGCTAAAGAAAGCTTTGAAATAAACGAAGAGGTGACATTTCGATTAAGGGTTAAGAATACAGGCGAAATAGCTGGGGCTGAGGTTGTTCAAGTGTACTTTAGGGATATGGTGGCGTCGGTAACCCGTCCGAACAAGCTGCTTGTTCGATTTAAGAAGCTTTGGCTTGAACCGGGAGAAGAAAAAACCGTTCTTTTTACGATAAAGCCTACTAAAGACTTGTCCTTTACAGGTATTGACATGGAAAAAACTTGTGAGCCTGGTGAGTTCAAGCTAATGATAGGTGGAGCATCCAATGATATACAGTTGGAGGGTAATTTTTGGTTGAAGTAG
- a CDS encoding carbohydrate-binding family 6 protein: MLSIGLLANQTVSIFSTRDSPMIKFALNDLREVLHLRNYNIRQAEHSRADFIFITEPDLARDNFRDIEYPQFDFKLVSEGFVITLDNDGRVWVIGADEPGLMYGTLELTEKIKLFGLDDIDGTNQNPYMEMRGTKFNIPLDVRTPSYSDAGDAAQNNIDVMWDFDFWKKYIDHMARNRYNFISLWSLHPFPSMVKVPKYEEVALDDIHRSTTDWKENYHLVGVDFDDPKIVNNYEIVKKITIEKKIEFWQNVMTYAKNRNITFYVVTWNIFVNGTDGKYGISNDYRNKITKDYFKQSIKAMFQTYPDLGGIGITAGENMPNIPLNDRETWIYETYGEGLLEVADEMPERSFKFIHRQHQADTRMIEKKFEALIEKPNIDFIYSFKYAKAHVMSAVRQPYHEGFVENIGDLKTIWTLRNDSNYYFRWGSPDFVRSFIMNIPEHVSQGMYYGSDGWIWGKEFTTRDAKEPRQLEVEKHWYHWLLWGRLCYNPDIKNQYFTALIQDKFPKVNADTLFSAWQEASLVYPVTTGFHWGDVDFKWYIEGCRSRAQKTSLNETGFHDVNTFIAYPVHKYSGNISIPDFVQTIIKDESTDLTTPFQVSQKLHNHADKALGLIGQLSCQDNDLELCQTLVDIKTMALLGKYYGYKIAGATNVALYRETKNKTYQEEAVVQLEKALSAWKSYVNIAMSQNINPIWTTRVGYVDWEKTTEQVKKDIDIAMKDY; this comes from the coding sequence ATGCTATCGATTGGCCTTTTAGCCAATCAAACGGTGTCCATATTCAGTACAAGGGATTCACCGATGATCAAGTTTGCCTTGAACGATTTGAGAGAAGTGCTTCATCTAAGAAATTACAATATTAGACAAGCCGAACATTCAAGAGCAGACTTCATATTTATAACAGAACCAGACTTGGCTAGGGATAACTTCCGAGACATTGAATATCCTCAGTTCGACTTCAAGTTAGTTTCGGAAGGATTCGTTATTACTTTGGACAATGATGGAAGGGTTTGGGTGATAGGAGCAGATGAGCCTGGACTAATGTATGGGACTCTTGAGCTGACCGAAAAAATCAAATTATTCGGATTGGATGATATTGATGGTACAAATCAGAATCCATACATGGAGATGAGGGGAACAAAATTCAATATTCCCTTGGATGTTCGAACTCCTAGTTATTCTGACGCAGGTGATGCCGCACAAAATAATATTGATGTGATGTGGGATTTTGATTTCTGGAAGAAATACATCGACCACATGGCAAGAAATCGGTACAATTTCATTTCACTCTGGAGCTTACATCCGTTTCCTTCTATGGTCAAGGTGCCAAAGTATGAAGAAGTTGCCTTGGATGATATACACCGATCCACAACTGACTGGAAAGAAAACTACCACCTTGTCGGAGTAGATTTCGATGACCCGAAAATTGTTAACAATTATGAAATTGTAAAGAAAATTACCATCGAGAAAAAGATTGAATTCTGGCAGAATGTGATGACTTATGCAAAGAACCGTAACATTACCTTTTATGTAGTTACTTGGAATATTTTCGTGAATGGTACCGATGGGAAGTATGGAATATCAAACGATTATAGAAACAAAATAACCAAGGATTACTTTAAGCAAAGTATAAAGGCAATGTTCCAAACATACCCTGACCTTGGTGGCATAGGAATTACTGCAGGTGAAAATATGCCAAACATTCCCTTAAATGATCGGGAAACTTGGATTTATGAAACATATGGTGAAGGTCTATTGGAGGTGGCTGATGAAATGCCAGAACGTTCGTTCAAGTTTATCCATCGACAACACCAAGCGGATACAAGAATGATTGAAAAGAAATTTGAAGCGTTGATCGAGAAACCAAACATTGACTTCATATACAGTTTCAAGTACGCCAAAGCACACGTAATGAGTGCGGTTAGGCAACCTTATCATGAAGGGTTTGTTGAGAACATCGGAGATTTAAAAACCATTTGGACTTTAAGGAATGATAGTAATTACTACTTCCGATGGGGATCACCTGATTTTGTGAGAAGTTTTATAATGAACATTCCTGAACATGTAAGTCAAGGGATGTACTATGGATCCGATGGATGGATTTGGGGCAAGGAGTTCACAACTAGGGATGCCAAAGAACCTCGACAGCTCGAGGTTGAAAAACATTGGTATCATTGGTTACTTTGGGGCCGCTTATGTTATAATCCTGATATTAAAAATCAATACTTTACGGCTTTGATTCAGGATAAATTTCCTAAAGTGAATGCCGATACACTTTTTAGTGCATGGCAAGAGGCTTCCCTGGTTTACCCTGTTACAACGGGGTTTCATTGGGGCGATGTGGATTTTAAATGGTATATAGAAGGTTGTAGAAGTCGGGCACAAAAAACATCTCTAAATGAAACCGGGTTTCATGATGTAAACACTTTTATTGCATATCCTGTACATAAATACTCTGGAAATATCAGCATACCGGATTTTGTGCAAACCATAATTAAGGATGAATCTACTGATTTAACGACCCCATTTCAGGTTTCTCAAAAACTTCACAACCATGCTGATAAGGCCCTTGGATTGATTGGGCAACTTAGTTGTCAAGATAATGACTTAGAGCTTTGCCAGACGCTTGTCGATATAAAAACAATGGCTCTTTTGGGCAAGTATTATGGTTATAAAATAGCTGGTGCTACCAATGTTGCCCTCTATAGAGAGACAAAGAACAAAACTTATCAAGAGGAAGCTGTGGTACAGCTGGAAAAGGCTTTAAGTGCTTGGAAATCATATGTAAATATCGCAATGAGCCAAAATATTAATCCGATATGGACTACCCGAGTGGGCTATGTCGATTGGGAAAAAACCACAGAGCAGGTAAAAAAAGATATAGATATAGCCATGAAGGATTATTAA
- the budA gene encoding acetolactate decarboxylase, with the protein MVGSSDPKKENTFYQYNIWWGFVNKVFEGDLTVKELKTKGDIGLGSYSKLDGELVMLDGVPYRIREDGVVDVPLDDELIVYVDAAFFEPEDSFKLQSTNFDSLIVKINSQLPSLNQFYSFKVKGNFSYMKCGGLYRQEKPFEKGLDELIPQRPVFERVNVKGTMVGFYCPEFIGNINVAGYHFHFISDDKTFGGHVMEFNTNELDVEYDPLLEYHFTLPDSKDFLNVSLEKEFQYQKK; encoded by the coding sequence ATGGTTGGTAGTTCAGACCCCAAGAAAGAGAACACATTCTATCAATACAATATCTGGTGGGGTTTTGTGAATAAGGTGTTCGAAGGGGACCTCACTGTTAAAGAACTTAAGACCAAAGGGGATATAGGACTGGGATCTTATTCCAAACTTGACGGTGAGCTTGTCATGTTGGATGGGGTACCTTATCGTATCAGGGAAGATGGAGTTGTGGATGTACCCTTGGATGATGAATTGATTGTCTATGTTGATGCCGCTTTTTTTGAACCTGAAGATTCTTTTAAGCTACAATCGACCAATTTCGATTCGCTTATTGTTAAAATAAACTCCCAACTACCTAGTCTTAACCAATTTTATTCCTTTAAGGTGAAAGGGAACTTTAGTTATATGAAGTGTGGAGGACTTTACAGACAAGAAAAACCTTTTGAAAAAGGTTTGGATGAGCTTATTCCCCAACGTCCGGTTTTCGAAAGAGTGAATGTTAAAGGAACTATGGTGGGTTTTTATTGTCCTGAGTTTATCGGCAACATTAATGTGGCGGGCTATCATTTTCATTTTATTTCTGATGACAAAACTTTTGGAGGCCATGTCATGGAATTCAATACAAACGAACTCGATGTCGAGTACGACCCACTTTTGGAGTATCATTTTACCCTGCCAGACTCCAAAGATTTTTTGAATGTGTCCTTAGAAAAGGAATTTCAGTATCAAAAGAAATAG
- a CDS encoding G8 domain-containing protein — MKKNFTLNFLPRNLVRDYNFVVVTIFVFTSLFGKKIIANETEMSHSGIKSKIDNLQPTNLAVIQPVADGLWSNPGIWPGNQLPSQNDDVIIPAGRTVTLVGICRAKTIRVDGTLNAVNWQSGGAWIDLKTQGITIEDGGLMEIGTEAQPYYANEGGPELVRCQITLLGSKVSSPAPSYKGIMVKNGGTLELHGKVKKSWTNLGATANAGATQITLKEAVNWEVGDVIALTSTDLAIQGGKQWERVDEVAISNISGDGKTLTLQSPLQYKHLGESMTYTRATDNKTWEVDIEGEVGLLSHYIKIQGDMSGINEADGFGGHIMLMPGSMGHVEHVELYKMGQKGELGRYPFHWHLNQDMAVGSYFKNSSVHKSFNRVVTIHGTEYVTVDGIFAYDHIGHGIFLEDGSERFNTIKNNVVFVTRKPNSADAITDSDDQFNQAQNRSPASYWITNPNNYFENNVAAGTEGTGFWMAMPASPMGLSANLSHFDNVNPRSEPLGSFDGFVAHTCMNGWDIFDGLTQGHAIVPNVGWDVNTNQYFRDGLFYGNDQAIYTGIGGGAISKEKYVVFQNCSFSDNSIITMLASDITLDNCLFNADSGFGVFTGTRSFYRFYDGPGRHINCHFETFNQSNARMISPIGDGGATENFNPTYQGITKGFTEPFSFRYNDENPAKDRARKIGHFFKDLDGSLTGKPSTIVRDIPFLTDGHEYRHPSWYKAARSDYSFSGLWIRQINDDTDISVSRTKPGTADACFVDKGNEQDAGTYKFPLIVNEGFTYTFHFNNTPSSNIHMIWDYGDDGDLALVKLKNFGKFTNFRIDGAGFTFPEVTSVAAVESATDLAYYVESNGDVYMKLRDIGAMGRREFFLRWDNNGSYQPPVLPCTVNDFTPGTSTSNDSPSVSFQSPSDSQFEEGASLGVVVNASDSDGTVTNVKLYLNDVLVRQENAAPYTWGTAGGQDASLLNMAAGNYQLKAVATDNDGATSEVIKQILVGSGISLPGNFEAEAFATKTGSVNTENTPGGGGSQNLGFILNGDYTEYLVNAAAETYDVDILASSAGSGGTVEIYTDNVLKGSVTVPVSGAWHNYQAYSTQISLDAGPQTLKLVFVGGSGYLFNIDRVETTVATNPTADNDGDGLTQAEESNVCMSDNDAGDFSYDFISSNQGFLPANHISAQVITQQEEYLLRVDNLNDPYIIKDGLNFNANEVSSIVIRGKSQVTNGAFQLFWATVSSPNFSANKSATSSIVTGNYQDFMFNLASNPEWQNQTITKLRIDLPTDPSGSFHTWIEYVRGADFIENACSTSLKINSALFNEDSVVIRSNDQIAIYPNPVSTLMSISGTSSDMVVEVFNLSGVLQMRKQLEINESKIDVSSLVPGLYILRITNSSGQNEVHVSKFLKN; from the coding sequence ATGAAAAAAAATTTTACTCTGAATTTTTTGCCAAGAAACCTTGTTAGGGATTACAATTTTGTGGTAGTGACCATATTTGTTTTTACTTCATTGTTTGGTAAGAAGATTATTGCCAATGAAACAGAAATGTCACATTCAGGGATTAAATCAAAAATTGACAACTTACAACCAACCAATCTGGCTGTCATACAACCTGTGGCTGATGGGTTATGGTCGAACCCTGGTATTTGGCCCGGAAACCAATTGCCTTCTCAAAATGATGATGTCATCATTCCCGCTGGCAGAACAGTAACACTAGTTGGAATATGTCGCGCAAAAACAATTAGGGTCGATGGGACATTAAATGCTGTCAACTGGCAATCTGGTGGGGCATGGATTGACTTGAAAACTCAAGGTATAACCATTGAAGATGGTGGATTGATGGAGATTGGTACGGAAGCCCAACCTTATTATGCAAACGAAGGAGGCCCTGAATTGGTAAGATGCCAAATTACATTACTTGGAAGTAAAGTGTCAAGTCCAGCTCCAAGCTATAAGGGAATTATGGTAAAAAATGGTGGTACCTTGGAACTACATGGAAAGGTCAAAAAAAGCTGGACAAACCTGGGTGCTACAGCTAATGCAGGAGCAACACAGATTACCCTAAAGGAAGCGGTAAACTGGGAAGTAGGGGATGTCATTGCACTGACCTCTACTGACCTGGCCATACAAGGAGGCAAGCAATGGGAGCGGGTGGATGAGGTGGCAATCTCCAACATTAGTGGAGATGGCAAAACCCTTACGCTACAGAGCCCACTGCAGTATAAGCACTTGGGAGAATCCATGACCTATACCAGGGCTACAGATAATAAAACCTGGGAAGTAGATATTGAAGGGGAAGTAGGACTACTTTCTCACTATATAAAAATACAGGGAGATATGAGTGGCATCAATGAAGCAGATGGGTTTGGTGGCCATATCATGTTGATGCCCGGCTCCATGGGACACGTGGAGCATGTAGAACTCTACAAAATGGGGCAAAAAGGGGAATTGGGCAGGTATCCGTTCCACTGGCATTTAAATCAAGATATGGCTGTCGGAAGTTACTTCAAGAATAGTAGCGTACATAAATCGTTCAACAGGGTAGTAACCATCCATGGTACAGAATATGTCACAGTGGATGGCATTTTTGCCTATGACCACATCGGACATGGCATCTTTTTGGAAGATGGTTCAGAACGTTTCAATACCATCAAAAACAACGTTGTTTTTGTTACACGAAAACCGAATAGCGCAGATGCAATTACAGATTCAGACGATCAGTTTAATCAGGCGCAAAACAGGTCGCCTGCCTCGTATTGGATCACCAATCCGAACAACTACTTTGAAAATAATGTAGCAGCAGGAACGGAAGGAACGGGCTTTTGGATGGCAATGCCTGCCAGCCCCATGGGGCTAAGTGCCAATCTAAGTCACTTTGATAACGTAAACCCAAGGTCAGAACCACTCGGGTCATTCGATGGGTTTGTAGCGCACACTTGCATGAATGGCTGGGATATTTTTGATGGTTTAACTCAAGGCCACGCTATTGTTCCTAATGTAGGGTGGGACGTCAATACCAATCAATATTTCAGAGATGGGCTTTTTTATGGAAATGATCAAGCTATTTATACAGGTATTGGGGGCGGTGCCATATCAAAGGAAAAATATGTAGTATTTCAGAACTGCAGTTTTTCAGACAATAGCATTATAACCATGTTAGCCTCGGATATCACATTGGACAACTGTTTGTTCAATGCTGATTCTGGCTTTGGGGTATTTACGGGCACCCGTTCATTTTACAGGTTTTATGATGGCCCCGGTAGGCACATCAATTGTCATTTTGAAACCTTTAATCAGTCTAATGCACGCATGATTTCACCAATAGGAGATGGAGGGGCCACAGAGAACTTTAACCCTACTTACCAAGGCATTACCAAAGGTTTTACCGAACCTTTTTCATTTAGATATAATGATGAAAATCCTGCGAAGGACCGTGCTAGAAAAATAGGCCATTTTTTTAAAGACTTAGATGGATCCCTTACAGGAAAACCTAGCACTATCGTTAGAGATATTCCTTTTTTGACCGATGGTCATGAATATAGACACCCCTCATGGTACAAGGCTGCCCGTTCTGACTATTCTTTTTCTGGACTATGGATTCGGCAAATAAACGATGATACCGATATTTCGGTATCTCGTACCAAGCCGGGAACAGCAGATGCATGTTTTGTTGATAAGGGAAACGAACAAGATGCTGGAACATATAAGTTTCCACTTATTGTTAATGAAGGTTTTACCTATACATTTCATTTCAATAATACCCCAAGTAGCAACATTCATATGATATGGGATTATGGTGATGATGGGGATTTAGCACTTGTAAAGCTTAAAAATTTTGGAAAGTTTACAAACTTTAGAATAGATGGTGCAGGTTTTACATTTCCTGAAGTTACTTCGGTAGCTGCAGTTGAGTCGGCCACAGATTTAGCTTATTATGTAGAGAGCAATGGCGATGTTTATATGAAGTTAAGGGATATTGGTGCTATGGGGAGAAGGGAGTTTTTCTTGAGATGGGACAATAATGGAAGCTATCAACCCCCTGTTCTGCCCTGTACAGTCAATGATTTTACTCCGGGAACTTCAACGAGCAATGATTCTCCATCAGTAAGTTTTCAAAGTCCTAGTGACAGTCAGTTTGAAGAGGGTGCAAGTTTAGGAGTTGTAGTAAATGCATCAGATTCGGATGGAACTGTGACCAATGTTAAATTGTATCTTAATGATGTATTAGTGCGTCAAGAAAATGCAGCTCCTTATACGTGGGGTACAGCTGGCGGTCAGGATGCTTCCTTACTTAACATGGCAGCAGGTAACTATCAGTTAAAAGCTGTAGCTACGGATAATGATGGAGCAACCTCAGAAGTTATTAAACAGATCCTTGTAGGTAGTGGAATAAGTCTGCCAGGAAATTTTGAAGCTGAAGCTTTTGCCACTAAAACCGGTAGCGTAAACACCGAAAATACACCTGGTGGCGGAGGGAGTCAAAATCTTGGCTTCATCCTGAACGGAGATTACACAGAATACCTTGTGAATGCAGCTGCTGAAACCTATGATGTAGATATATTGGCCTCAAGTGCCGGGTCGGGAGGGACAGTGGAAATCTATACGGATAATGTCTTGAAAGGATCAGTTACTGTTCCTGTAAGCGGGGCTTGGCACAATTATCAGGCATACAGCACCCAAATTAGCTTAGATGCAGGCCCACAGACTCTAAAGTTAGTGTTTGTAGGAGGAAGTGGTTATCTCTTTAACATAGATAGGGTGGAAACTACTGTGGCTACAAATCCTACAGCCGATAACGATGGAGATGGACTTACGCAAGCAGAAGAGTCCAATGTTTGTATGTCAGATAATGATGCTGGGGACTTTAGCTATGACTTTATCAGTTCAAATCAGGGTTTCTTGCCTGCCAATCATATAAGTGCCCAAGTAATCACTCAACAAGAAGAATATCTTTTAAGAGTAGATAACCTTAACGACCCCTACATCATAAAGGATGGATTAAACTTTAATGCCAATGAAGTATCTTCCATTGTAATTAGGGGAAAGTCTCAGGTGACGAATGGAGCATTTCAGTTATTCTGGGCAACGGTAAGCAGTCCTAATTTTTCAGCAAATAAATCTGCTACTTCAAGTATTGTAACAGGCAACTATCAGGATTTTATGTTTAACCTTGCCAGTAATCCAGAATGGCAGAATCAGACCATTACTAAATTAAGAATCGACCTTCCGACAGACCCATCAGGTTCTTTTCATACTTGGATTGAATATGTTCGAGGTGCCGATTTTATTGAAAATGCATGCTCAACCAGTCTTAAAATTAATTCGGCTCTTTTCAATGAAGACAGTGTAGTTATCAGAAGTAATGATCAAATAGCTATTTATCCTAACCCTGTAAGTACTCTTATGTCTATTTCTGGTACTTCTTCAGATATGGTTGTTGAAGTTTTTAATCTTTCCGGTGTATTGCAAATGAGAAAGCAATTAGAAATAAATGAAAGTAAAATTGATGTTAGTTCATTGGTTCCAGGACTTTATATTCTTCGTATAACAAATTCATCTGGCCAGAATGAGGTCCATGTTTCTAAATTTTTGAAAAACTAG
- a CDS encoding family 16 glycoside hydrolase, with protein sequence MLWHYEVGKTFKLPSEGGAKQPFKMGEHRELADARYHFLDGEWNSSEIVVMDSKYAIHKFNGQIVNLATDLGSAEGLIALEAETGEILWRNIEIKEYEEPVPMERFLKEETKKYE encoded by the coding sequence ATGCTATGGCACTACGAAGTCGGCAAAACCTTTAAACTTCCGTCAGAAGGTGGTGCAAAACAGCCTTTTAAAATGGGAGAGCACAGGGAATTGGCCGATGCCCGGTACCATTTTCTGGATGGCGAATGGAATAGCAGCGAAATCGTTGTCATGGATAGTAAATATGCTATACATAAATTCAATGGTCAAATTGTCAACTTGGCGACAGACTTGGGAAGTGCAGAAGGACTAATTGCTTTGGAAGCGGAAACTGGAGAAATTTTATGGAGAAATATAGAAATCAAGGAATATGAAGAACCGGTTCCGATGGAGCGGTTTCTTAAGGAAGAAACAAAAAAATACGAATAA